A region of Cataglyphis hispanica isolate Lineage 1 chromosome 6, ULB_Chis1_1.0, whole genome shotgun sequence DNA encodes the following proteins:
- the LOC126850578 gene encoding forkhead box protein B2-like has translation RGENPSLPTATAYLASAAGSTAGRLSSHVGHTFPALACQPGLPATAASHHHPEQLGHVAAAAAAAAAAAASMGMESSELMAMAHYQAQQLQRQLLAEQSGPGTPMLPPTSAQPTGGGLTQPQGLQGQQQQQSQMQPGQDPLQSLVQQLLCLQQIEYFLAQRGHK, from the coding sequence CGGGGCGAGAATCCTAGCCTCCCCACTGCCACCGCTTATTTGGCTTCTGCGGCTGGCTCCACGGCTGGCAGGTTGTCGTCACACGTTGGTCACACATTTCCGGCGTTGGCCTGCCAACCCGGTTTGCCAGCAACAGCAGCGAGCCACCATCATCCGGAGCAGTTGGGTCACGtggccgccgccgccgccgccgccgccgctgccgccgccTCGATGGGCATGGAGTCCTCGGAGCTTATGGCGATGGCTCATTATCAGGCACAGCAGCTGCAGCGGCAGTTGCTGGCCGAGCAATCAGGTCCGGGCACCCCGATGCTACCACCTACGTCTGCTCAGCCTACTGGTGGAGGCTTGACGCAGCCGCAAGGACTCCAGgggcagcagcaacagcagagTCAGATGCAACCGGGTCAGGATCCATTGCAGAGCCTGGTGCAGCAACTGCTCTGTTTACAGCAGATTGAGTATTTCTTGGCGCAGCGCGGTCACAAGTAA